Proteins from a genomic interval of Heteronotia binoei isolate CCM8104 ecotype False Entrance Well chromosome 5, APGP_CSIRO_Hbin_v1, whole genome shotgun sequence:
- the NISCH gene encoding nischarin isoform X2, translating to MEAVGAGEEGEEPPKEVRILGSELVENYTVYIIQVNVGSHQWIVKHRYSDFHDLHEKLVSEKKIDKNLLPPKKIIGKNSKSLVEKRQKELEVYLQTLLLKFPLAAPKVLSHFLLFNLYVIIGITAALAEELFHKGEQLLMAGEVFTIRPLQLYAVTQQLHKGKPTCANGDAKTDLGHILDFTCRLKYLKINGAGGSFGTSNIQEHLLPFDLSIFKSLHQIQINHCGAKLVKGLTTSRHTLATLSVQFSATSMMEVLVPEAYEFDQWEPEGAPSSCPVTAIIPTWKTLTTLDMSHNSISQIDDSVKLMPKIEFLDLSHNDVPRVENLQHLYNLVHLDLSYNKLVILEGIHTKLGNIKTLNLAGNLLERLCGLNKLYSLVNLDLSNNKIEQIDEIRNLGGLPCLEKVVLSNNPLSIIPDYRTKVLAQFGDRASEVCLDNTITTEKELDTVEVLKAIQKAKDVKDRMNNSDKKITEDSKLSAASSKSNCSSLTVHSSSPSLPHPVSSSQGNHE from the exons ATGGAGGCGGTGGGGGCCGGGGAGGAGGGCGAGGAGCCTCCCAAAGAGGTCCGGATTCTAGGTTCGGAGCTGGTGGAGAACTACACG GTATACATCATTCAAGTGAATGTTGGGAGCCATCAGTGGATAGTTAAACATCGATACAGTGATTTCCATGATCTACATGAAAAG CTTGTTTCAGAGAAGAAGATAGATAAGAATCTACTGCCTCCCAAGAAGATTATTGGCAAAAATTccaaaagcttggtggaaaaaagacagaaagaattAGAAGTCTATCTACAAACTCTCCTTCTCAAATTTCCCTTAGCTGCACCCAAAGTATTGTCACACTTCTTACTCTTCAATTTATATGTAA TTATTGGGATCACAGCTGCACTGGCTGAAGAACTCTTTCACAAAG GGGAGCAGTTGCTTATGGCGGGAGAAGTCTTTACCATTAGACCTTTGCAGTTATATGCTGTTACTCAGCAGTTGCATAAGGGAAAACCTACGTGTGCAAATGGAGATGCCAAAACAGATTTAGGTCACATTCTGGATTTCACATGTAGactcaaatatttaaag ATAAATGGTGCAGGTGGATCTTTTGGAACCAGTAACATTCAGGAACATCTTCTGCCTTTTGACTTATCAATATTTAAATCTCTACATCAGATACAG ATAAATCACTGTGGAGCAAAACTTGTTAAAGGGCTGACAACTTCAAGGCATACTTTAGCAACGTTGAGTGTTCAATTTTCGGCAACTTCAATGATG gAGGTCCTAGTGCCTGAGGCCTATGAATTTGACCAGTGGGAACCAGAGGGTGCACCTTCAAGTTGTCCAGTGACAGCCATTATTCCAACATGGAAAACATTAACAACCTTAGATATGAGTCATAATAGCATATCTCAAATAGATGATTCTGTG AAACTAATGCCGAAGATAGAGTTCTTGGATTTGAGCCACAATGATGTACCACGAGTGGAGAACTTGCAG CATCTCTACAATCTCGTTCATCTGGATCTGTCATACAATAAACTTGTCATATTAGAAGGCATTCATACAAAACTCGGGAACATCAAAACTTTGAATTTAGCAGGGAATCTTCTAGAAAGGCTTTGTGGTCTTAACAAACTATACTCCTTAGTCAATCTGGATCTTAGCAACAACAAAATAGAACAG ATTGATGAAATAAGGAATCTAGGAGGCCTTCCATGCTTAGAAAAAGTGGTCTTATCCAACAATCCCCTGAGTATTATTCCAGATTACAGGACCAAAGTACTAGCTCAGTTTGGTGACAGAGCCTCAGAG GTCTGTTTGGATAATACTATAACCACTGAAAAGGAACTTGACACTGTAGAAGTGTTGAAAGCAATCCAGAAAGCAAAAGATGTTAAGGACAGAATGAACAACTCTGATAAAAAG